From a region of the Mauremys mutica isolate MM-2020 ecotype Southern chromosome 12, ASM2049712v1, whole genome shotgun sequence genome:
- the CACNG5 gene encoding voltage-dependent calcium channel gamma-5 subunit: MLFGMSACGRKALTLLSSVFAVCGLGLLGIAVSTDYWLYLEEGIILPHNQTTEIKMSLHSGLWRVCFLAGEERGRCFTIEYVMPMNVQLTSESTISVLKMIRSATPFPLVSLFFMFIGFILSNIGHIRPHRTILAFVSGIFFILSGLSLVVGLVLYISSINDEMLNQTKDSETYFSYKYGWSFAFSAISFLLTESAGVMSVYLFMKRYTAEEIYRPHPGFYHPRLSNCSDYSGQFLHPDAWVRGRSPSDISSDASLQMNSNYPALLKCPDYDQMSSSPC, encoded by the exons ATGCTTTTTGGAATGAGCGCATGTGGCAGGAAGGCTCTGACTCTGCTCAGCAGCGTGTTTGCTGTATGCGGTTTGGGGCTCTTAGGAATTGCTGTTAGCACCGACTACTGGCTTTACCTGGAGGAGGGAATCATCCTGCCCCACAATCAGACCACCGAAATCAAAATGTCGCTGCACTCTGGTCTCTGGAGGGTCTGCTTTTTGGCAG GTGAGGAGCGTGGCCGGTGTTTTACTATAGAATACGTCATGCCCATGAACGTCCAGCTGACGTCTGAATCAACAATCAGTGTTCTAA AGATGATTCGTTCTGCTACGCCTTTCCCTTTGGTCAGCCTCTTTTTCATGTTCATCGGGTTTATACTGAGCAATATTGGACACATTCGGCCTCACAGAACCATCCTGGCCTTTGTATCAGGAATCTTCTTCATTCTGTCTG GTTTATCTCTGGTTGTGGGGCTGGTGCTGTACATATCCAGCATTAACGACGAGATGCTGAACCAGACCAAGGACTCAGAGACTTACTTCAGTTATAAATACGGATGGTCATTTGCTTTCTCTGCTATCTCTTTCCTTCTCACAGAG agtGCTGGTGTGATGTCCGTCTACCTGTTCATGAAACGATACACGGCCGAGGAGATCTACAGGCCCCACCCCGGCTTCTACCATCCCCGTCTTAGCAACTGCTCTGATTACTCAGGGCAATTCTTGCACCCCGATGCCTGGGTGCGCGGACGCAGCCCCTCTGATATTTCCAGTGATGCATCTCTCCAGATGAACAGTAACTACCCTGCCCTGCTCAAATGTCCTGATTATGATCAAATGTCCTCCTCCCCATGTTGA